DNA from Hyalangium minutum:
CTGGTCCGGGACTACGGGGACCCCGTCCGGGTCGAGGCCCGCGAGGTGGAGCTGGGACAGGTGCTGCTGAACCTGCTGGTCAACGCGGCCCAGGCCATCCCCGAGGGAGACGCGGAGCGCCACGAGATCCGCGTCGTCACCCGGCAGCGAGGCGAGGAAGCGGTGATCGAGGTCCGCGACACGGGCGTGGGCATCCCCGCGGATCGGATCGAGCGGGTGTTCGAGCCGTTCTTCACCACGAAGCCCAGCGGCATCGGCACGGGGCTGGGGCTGCCCATCTGCCGGAGCATCATCCAGTCCCTGGGCGGGCGGCTGGAGCTGGAGAGCGTGGTGGGCCGAGGCAGCATCCTCCGCATCGTCCTTCCCGCCGTGGCGCCTCCGAGCATCGTGGCGCTCCCGCAGCCCGCGAGGGAGCTGCCCTCGAGCCCATCGCGGCGGGGACGCATCCTCATCGTGGATGACGAGCCGCTGGTGAGCCAGGCCATCCGCCGCTCGCTGCAGCGAGAGCACGAGGTGGTGGTGCTGACGAGCGCCCGCGAAGCCCATGCCCGGCTGACGGGCGGGGAGCAGTTCGACGTCATCCTCTGCGACATCATGATGCCGGAGATGAGCGGCATCGACTTGTACGAGGAGCTGGCGCGCGTGGGGCCCGCGCTCTCCGAGCGGATGGTGTTCCTGACGGGTGGTGCCTTCACGCCTCGGGCCCGGGAGTTCCTTGGGCAGATCAAGAACCCCTGCTTGGAGAAGCCGTTCAACCCGAGGGATCTCCAGGAGCTGGTGCGCACCCTGCTGGCCGAGGACGCCGCCTCGCGGGCCTGAGGTGCCGCGCCTCCAGGCTCCACGTGTAGGGAGAAGTGTTGGGTGTTTCGGGAGTGAACGCTCGTCGGGACGCATTGAATAACTCCGTCGCGGCTGCGTCGGTGGACTTGGTAGGTCCCGGTGCGGGATGGGCGATGGGCGGGTCCGAAGGCCGTTGGGTGGGACCGATAGCTCCTCATCTCTCTGAAGGCGGGCCTCTCACATGCTGAAGCAACGGTTGCTGGCGCTTGCGCTCACGGGTGCACTCACGGGCTGTATCGTCGAGCCCTCTCCGGAAGACCCCTTCGATCCCAACTTTCCGGACGGCCCCAGCACGATGATGCCGGACCTGGAGATCGAGTCGGTGACAGGTCCCTCCCAGCTGGGCCCGAACTCTCAGGACTTTCTGCGCGCGCGGCTGTGCAACCGGGGCGGCAGCTTCGCGATCACCGACGTGTCCTTCTTCCTCTCCAAGGACAAGGTGTTGGATCCGCTGGACAGGCGGGTGGGCACCAGCGGGCAGGCGACGGTGGAGGCGGGCGCCTGCCAAGAAGTGATGGCGCAAGTGAAGATGCAGGGAGTGGATCAGGACGGCTACTACCTGTTCGCCGTGGCGGATCCGAACGACTGGACCCTGGAGTCGTCGGAGACCAACAACGAGCGCATGGGGGCCAAGCTCTGGGTGGACCGGAACGTGCCCCCCGTGCCGACGCTCTCGTGGTTGACGGGCAACGGGCAGCCGAAGCTGCTGGCCTCTTCGGAGTTGGGCGTCTCGATTCGTGTCTACCAGGGCAGCACCTGCTCGGGCGAGCCGGTGGTGAACGGCTACCCCAGCGAGAATGGGTACTGTGAGATGCCCATCGACATCTCCTCGTACCCGGCCGCGAGCTACTCGGCGCGGGCGTACGACTCCGTGGGGAACGCCTCGGGGTGCGGCTCCATCCAGGCGCCCTCGGGGTACGGCTACGACGTCACTCCGCCCGCGCCTCCGGTCGTCACCCAGGCGAACTGGAGCTACGGCACCACGCAGCACGCGCTGACCGTGAAGGGCACCACGGAGGCAGGGGCCGAGGTGGGCGTGTTCGTGGACGTGGCCTGCACGGGCATCCCGGCGGCCACGGTGTTTGCGAGCTCCTCGGGGGCGTTCACGGCGGAGCTGACCGTGGCGGCTCAGTCGGGAGGCAGCATCCGCCGGGTGTACGTGGCCGCGCGGGATGCGGCCTACAACGAGTCCTCGTGCGTGGAGGGTCCCCGGTACGAGACGCCGTGCCAGACGGGCTACGCCAACTGCGATGGGAACCCGGCCAACGGCTGTGAGGCCATCCTCACGGAGGACGAGGCGAACTGCGGCGCGTGCGGCACCACCTGCCAGGGCTCCGGCAACGCCACGGGGGTGTGCATGTCGGGGACGTGCGGCGTGGCGTGCCCGGTGGGCCGCTACGACTGCGACGGGAACCTGTCCAACGGCTGCGAGTCCACCTACGCGTGCAGCCCCTCGGCGTGCACAATCAACGCCTCGGCGGAGCTGGCCATCACGGCGCTGTCGGTGGTGGAGGATCCGGTGCGGACGGCGCCGGGTGGGGCGTGGCACTTCGGCACGCTGATGCGGGCCATGGCGGGGGATCAGGATCCCTCCACGCTGGTGCGCAACTGGCTGAAGACGTGGGCCACGGCGCAGACGATCAACGGGCTCACGGTGCCGGCGCGCACGCAGATGCTGACGAAGGTGCTGACGCCGTGGGAGCAGAAGAGCGGCGGGGCGAGCCGCCCGCTGGACTTCAGCAAGGCGCCGTTCCGGCTGCTGGCCATCATGAACCGCATGGACCTGCGCAACCCGGGAGCGCAGGCGGGAGAGGGCCGCTTCGTGTTCGGCGTGCTGGACAGCTCGGGCAACCCGCTGGAGTTCACGATCATCTTCGAGTACGCGCTGCCGGGCGGCACGCCGGAGGCCATCCAGGGCTGGGCTCGGGGCTGGCATGAGCTGGGGCAGCTGGGGCTGAGCCACCCGGACTACAAGACGAAGCTGCAGGCGCTGACGGATCGCTTCGCGAAGTCGGGGGTGATGGCGGGCCGGCCGTTCGGCAACGCGCTCAACCAGATCCGGACCAACGAGGTGGATCTGGCCGATCCGTGGGAGATGCGTGAGTTCAACCTGACGACGGCGGGCCTGCAGCCGGCCACGGTGAAGCTGACGCCGGCCTTCAGCTTCAACAACACGGGCGCGCTGGGCGACTTCCTGCGGGCCAACCAGGCGGACATCCTCGCCGAGCGGCACACGGTGCCGACGACCCTCGGGAGCCAGCGGTTCCTGGCGGGCTCGGCGATTGTGCCCGAGGACTTCTTCTGGCGGGCGCCGAGCGTGGCGGCCGAGGTGCGGCACAAGTTCTCGGTGAACACGTGCAGCGGGTGCCACGCGGGGGAGACGGCCACGGACTTCGTGCACGTGGCTCCGCGGCGGGCAGGGCAGACCGCGGCGCTGTCGGCATTCCTCCGGGGTGGGACGGTGGTGGATCCGGTGTCGGGGACGTCACGGTCCTTCAATGACCTGGCCCGCCGCTCGGAGGACCTGGCGACCCTGGTGTGCGGCACGGCGGGGACGCAGAGCCTGAAGGATGTGGAGACGTTCGGCGGCTTCCCGGCGCCCTCCAACCTGCCCCGCGCCCGCGTGCACTGACGCGGCGGGGACGTGGGAGCCGCTCGCTCTGTCAGGGCGGGCGGCTCTCTGCTTGCGGGAGACCTGAGCTACACCTGGGTCTTCACCACGTCCTTGATGCCGCTGGTGGCCTTCTCGACCACCTTGCTCGTCAGGTCCAACTCCAGCGTGTACTTGTACATGGACGCCTGCAGCGACAGCAGCTCCGCGTTCGAGAACGACTTGCCCGACACGCCCGCGCTGATCAGCGCGTCCAGGCGCGCCTGTCCCTGCTCCAGGTCGCTCACCACGCCGGACACCAGGTTCAGAGTGGTGCGCTCCGGCTTCGCGACGCTCTCCACCGGGCTCACGGACTCCGCAACGGGTACCGGCTGCGCCTTCCCGGCCTTGTCCGCGAGCACCGCGTCAAACTTCGACTCGCCCGACTTGCTCACCTGGGGCGCTGCCTGATCCGGAAGTTGCTGCATCCGCTGCGTGGCCGCGATTCCCATCATCGGATCCGTCATGGCTCTGGCTCCCGCGAAGTGTTGACTCGGTGCCAGTATCCCCTCAATGGCTGACACCCAAGGGCGATACACTGAGGGCATGTCATGGGCCCTTGCGCTGCTGACCTCCTCCCTCCTGGCTCAAACCCCTCCGCCCGTCACCTCCACGGTCGAGGTCAAGCTGCCCTTCGTCTCCACCCTCCACGTCGAGAACGATGTGCTCGCCAAGAGCGACCGCTTCTACTCGAACGGCATCCGCCTGGAGCACTCGGGTGAGTACGATCGGTGCCGCGATCTCGCGCTCGCTCTCGGCTTCCCAGGCAGCATCGAGGACCGGTACCCGTGCGGCGGCTCGCTGGCGCAGAACATGTACACGCCCAACCGCATCGTCCCCAATGAAGGCGAGGAGCCCTGGCCCAATCCGGATGACAGGCCCTATGGCGGATGGCTCCACGCGGGCCTCCTGTTCCAGTACCTCCATGCGGCCGAGCGGCCTGTGGACTCCTCTCGGCTCACGCTCCAGGCCACCGTCGGCGTGACCGGCCCGGCCGCCTTCGCGGGAGAGACGCAGCGCGCATGGCACTCGGCGCTCAATCACATCTTCGGCCGCACCGTGGCCAAGCTCCCCATCGGCTGGGAGAAGCAGCTGCCCACCGAGCCTGCCTTCCACCTTTCCGTGCTGCGCGAGAAGACCCTGCTGTGGAGCCCCTATGTGGACGCCTCCTGGTCCGCGGGCGCCATGCTCGGCACGGTGTTCGTCAATGCGAGCCTCGGTGCCACCGTGCGCGCTGGTGTGCTCGCGCGGCCGTTCGGGCTCGCGCCCATCATGCCCTCCGTTCGCCGCGTGAAGCAGGCCCAGGGCGCGGCGGAAGGTCAGCCTGTGGAGGCGAGTGCGCAGCCCGAGACCCCGGAGCGCATCTGGGAGGCGTACTTCTTCGCGCGCGGACAAGCGCGGTTCGTGGCGCGCAACCTGTTCCTGGATGGGACCCTCTTCCTCCCCAGCGTCAGCGTGCGCAAGACGCCCTTCGTGGGGGACAGCGAGTTCGGTGGGGCCGTGCGCACCGGCGGCTTCCAGCTCGACCTGAGTATGGTCTTCCGCTCACAGGAGATGGCCGAGCCCCCCAATGGCCGGGTCTCCGGCCACCGCTTCACGCAGATCCAGCTCTCGTACCTGCACTGAGGCGGCTCGCCTCAGGAGTGCGTGAGCTGTACCGAGAGCGAGGCCTCCGGTGGGCGGTGGCTCCACGTATGGAAGGACTCGCGGAACTCGTCCACGGTTCGCGCCATGGGGCTGCCGGCCTTGGCGGAGAGGGCCTCTGCTCCTCCATGCTCCCGGGTGGAGAGGCCGATGATGAAGGGGCCCTCGGGCCGCTCGTTTGGGAAGGGCCGAGCGAAGAGCCGCCGGTCTCCCTCCAGCCGGTACACCAGCGCCGTGAGGTGCCCGAGCACCCAGCCCGCCGCCGCCGCTCGCGCTTCGGAGGAGGGCGCTTCGATGGACACCACCAAGCGCGCCGAGGCCACTCCCGAGAAGTCCACGCGCT
Protein-coding regions in this window:
- a CDS encoding CARDB domain-containing protein; protein product: MLKQRLLALALTGALTGCIVEPSPEDPFDPNFPDGPSTMMPDLEIESVTGPSQLGPNSQDFLRARLCNRGGSFAITDVSFFLSKDKVLDPLDRRVGTSGQATVEAGACQEVMAQVKMQGVDQDGYYLFAVADPNDWTLESSETNNERMGAKLWVDRNVPPVPTLSWLTGNGQPKLLASSELGVSIRVYQGSTCSGEPVVNGYPSENGYCEMPIDISSYPAASYSARAYDSVGNASGCGSIQAPSGYGYDVTPPAPPVVTQANWSYGTTQHALTVKGTTEAGAEVGVFVDVACTGIPAATVFASSSGAFTAELTVAAQSGGSIRRVYVAARDAAYNESSCVEGPRYETPCQTGYANCDGNPANGCEAILTEDEANCGACGTTCQGSGNATGVCMSGTCGVACPVGRYDCDGNLSNGCESTYACSPSACTINASAELAITALSVVEDPVRTAPGGAWHFGTLMRAMAGDQDPSTLVRNWLKTWATAQTINGLTVPARTQMLTKVLTPWEQKSGGASRPLDFSKAPFRLLAIMNRMDLRNPGAQAGEGRFVFGVLDSSGNPLEFTIIFEYALPGGTPEAIQGWARGWHELGQLGLSHPDYKTKLQALTDRFAKSGVMAGRPFGNALNQIRTNEVDLADPWEMREFNLTTAGLQPATVKLTPAFSFNNTGALGDFLRANQADILAERHTVPTTLGSQRFLAGSAIVPEDFFWRAPSVAAEVRHKFSVNTCSGCHAGETATDFVHVAPRRAGQTAALSAFLRGGTVVDPVSGTSRSFNDLARRSEDLATLVCGTAGTQSLKDVETFGGFPAPSNLPRARVH
- a CDS encoding ATP-dependent helicase HrpB — protein: MTDPMMGIAATQRMQQLPDQAAPQVSKSGESKFDAVLADKAGKAQPVPVAESVSPVESVAKPERTTLNLVSGVVSDLEQGQARLDALISAGVSGKSFSNAELLSLQASMYKYTLELDLTSKVVEKATSGIKDVVKTQV
- a CDS encoding lipid A deacylase LpxR family protein; translation: MSWALALLTSSLLAQTPPPVTSTVEVKLPFVSTLHVENDVLAKSDRFYSNGIRLEHSGEYDRCRDLALALGFPGSIEDRYPCGGSLAQNMYTPNRIVPNEGEEPWPNPDDRPYGGWLHAGLLFQYLHAAERPVDSSRLTLQATVGVTGPAAFAGETQRAWHSALNHIFGRTVAKLPIGWEKQLPTEPAFHLSVLREKTLLWSPYVDASWSAGAMLGTVFVNASLGATVRAGVLARPFGLAPIMPSVRRVKQAQGAAEGQPVEASAQPETPERIWEAYFFARGQARFVARNLFLDGTLFLPSVSVRKTPFVGDSEFGGAVRTGGFQLDLSMVFRSQEMAEPPNGRVSGHRFTQIQLSYLH